In Streptomyces ambofaciens ATCC 23877, a single genomic region encodes these proteins:
- a CDS encoding GAF and ANTAR domain-containing protein gives MEDWRGFAQQMASLARDLLAQESVNDTLKRITGSATELVEGCDAAGILILRGHRVQSLAPTDQVVVDSDDLQGRVGEGPCFDAARTSEGQRQFRIADFTDQARRWPEYVPAARRLGLGSMMGFLLFTEDEDLGALNLYSYRPGAFTEASELAGWLLASHAAVAFSSARTHAQMQEAIGTRHTIGEAMGILMGSRRLTEDQAFAVLRRYSQDHNVKLRDIARQVCERGGPP, from the coding sequence ATGGAGGACTGGCGCGGGTTCGCTCAGCAGATGGCGTCGTTGGCGCGCGATCTGCTGGCCCAGGAATCGGTGAACGACACGCTCAAGCGCATCACCGGTTCGGCCACGGAACTGGTGGAGGGCTGCGACGCCGCCGGCATCCTCATCCTGCGCGGCCACCGGGTGCAGTCCCTCGCCCCCACCGACCAGGTGGTGGTGGACAGCGACGATCTGCAAGGACGCGTCGGGGAAGGACCGTGCTTCGACGCCGCGCGCACCTCCGAGGGGCAGCGGCAGTTCCGGATCGCCGACTTCACCGATCAGGCACGGCGCTGGCCCGAGTACGTGCCCGCGGCCCGCAGGCTGGGGCTGGGCAGCATGATGGGGTTCCTGCTCTTCACCGAGGACGAGGACCTCGGTGCCCTGAACCTGTACTCCTACCGCCCGGGGGCGTTCACGGAAGCCAGCGAGCTGGCCGGCTGGCTGCTCGCCTCCCACGCCGCCGTCGCCTTCTCCAGCGCCCGTACGCACGCCCAGATGCAGGAGGCGATCGGTACCCGGCACACGATCGGCGAGGCCATGGGCATCCTCATGGGCAGCCGGCGGCTGACCGAGGACCAGGCCTTCGCGGTGCTGCGCCGGTACTCGCAGGACCACAACGTGAAGCTCCGCGACATCGCCCGCCAGGTGTGCGAGCGGGGCGGCCCGCCCTGA
- a CDS encoding GTP-binding protein, translating into MDSAISDASTPARTPLGASADNGLKIVVVGGFGVGKTTMVRSVSEIRPLNTEETMTQAGEAVDDISEVRGKTATTVAFDFGRISLDARNVLYLFGAPGQERFWFLWDRLFSGTLGAVVLVDTRRIDDSWYAIDRLEHHGTPFIVACNDFGGPRHSPDAVREALDLDPRVPLVSCDARSRESSKQVLIALVEHLQACYAAQPRQEFV; encoded by the coding sequence TTGGACTCCGCAATCTCTGACGCCTCCACACCAGCGCGTACACCGCTGGGTGCGTCCGCCGACAACGGTCTCAAGATCGTGGTCGTGGGCGGGTTCGGTGTCGGCAAGACGACCATGGTCCGCTCGGTCAGCGAGATACGTCCCCTCAACACCGAGGAGACCATGACGCAGGCCGGCGAGGCGGTCGACGACATCAGCGAGGTGCGCGGGAAGACCGCGACGACCGTGGCCTTCGACTTCGGCCGCATCAGCCTCGACGCGCGCAACGTGCTGTACCTGTTCGGCGCGCCCGGCCAGGAGCGCTTCTGGTTCCTCTGGGACCGGCTGTTCTCCGGCACGCTCGGCGCGGTGGTCCTGGTGGACACCCGCCGCATCGACGACTCCTGGTACGCCATCGACCGTCTGGAGCACCACGGCACGCCGTTCATCGTCGCCTGCAACGACTTCGGCGGCCCCCGGCACTCCCCCGACGCCGTCCGCGAGGCTCTCGACCTGGACCCCCGGGTGCCCCTGGTCTCCTGCGACGCCCGGTCCCGCGAGTCCAGCAAGCAGGTGCTGATCGCGCTGGTCGAGCACCTCCAGGCGTGCTACGCCGCCCAGCCCCGACAGGAGTTCGTGTGA
- a CDS encoding DUF742 domain-containing protein, which produces MSRPGRDDAPDRLYTVTQGRSRSGPDSPFDLVTLIVAECEPGPGMQSEHTAILRMTEAPTAVVEIAAELRLPVSITKILLSDLHAAGRVSVRHPRKAAVPDPDILEQVLVGLRNL; this is translated from the coding sequence ATGAGCCGCCCCGGCAGGGACGACGCACCCGACCGCCTGTACACCGTCACCCAGGGGCGCAGCCGGTCGGGGCCCGACAGCCCCTTCGACCTCGTCACCCTCATCGTCGCCGAGTGCGAGCCGGGGCCCGGCATGCAGTCGGAGCACACGGCGATCCTGCGGATGACCGAGGCCCCCACGGCGGTGGTGGAGATCGCCGCCGAACTGCGGCTCCCGGTGAGCATCACCAAGATCCTGCTCTCCGACCTGCACGCCGCAGGGCGCGTGAGCGTGCGCCATCCGCGCAAGGCAGCCGTCCCCGATCCCGACATCCTGGAGCAGGTGCTCGTTGGACTCCGCAATCTCTGA
- a CDS encoding cation:proton antiporter has translation MTLADFLFAVLGAGALAAAVIPRLVAGRPLSMPLVFLACGVVLQLLPTPLPEIDLVRDRVWVEHLTEICVIVSLMGAGLALNRPFGRRRWQAPWRLIGIAMPLTIAATGLLAWWLLDWPPAAALLLAAVLAPTDPVLASEVRVGAPTDSEHDEDEVRFALTGEAGLNDGLAFPVVMAAIALAASAGTGMSGDWVGHWLLVDLLYGCLVGVLAGLAVGRLLGWLFFRAGPESFRLSEHREGFVALGATFLSYGVTELAHGYGFLAVFVTACSIRAAERDHGYHAVLHDFVEQVERLLTAGLLFLLGACVAQGALADLTWRGAAVGLLVLLAARPAAGWIAQLGTAAGPRERLVTAFFGIRGIGSLFYLAHALGTEGFHVPAGELWAVVAFTVLASVALHGVTASPVIARLDRLRTLRAHGRRHPGRTPSEADVAGERL, from the coding sequence ATGACCTTGGCCGACTTCCTCTTCGCCGTACTGGGGGCGGGTGCGCTCGCGGCGGCCGTGATACCCCGGCTGGTGGCCGGGCGACCCCTGTCCATGCCGCTCGTCTTCCTGGCCTGCGGCGTCGTCCTGCAACTGCTCCCCACGCCGCTGCCCGAGATCGACCTCGTACGCGACCGGGTGTGGGTGGAGCACCTGACCGAGATCTGCGTGATCGTCTCCCTGATGGGCGCCGGCCTCGCGCTGAACCGTCCCTTCGGCCGGCGCCGCTGGCAGGCTCCCTGGCGGCTGATCGGCATCGCCATGCCCCTGACCATCGCGGCCACGGGACTGCTCGCCTGGTGGCTGCTGGACTGGCCGCCGGCCGCCGCGCTGCTGCTCGCCGCCGTACTGGCACCCACCGACCCGGTCCTCGCCTCCGAGGTGCGGGTGGGTGCGCCCACCGACTCCGAACACGACGAGGACGAGGTGCGGTTCGCGCTCACCGGTGAGGCAGGGCTGAACGACGGCCTGGCCTTCCCGGTCGTCATGGCCGCGATCGCACTGGCAGCGTCCGCGGGCACCGGCATGTCCGGTGACTGGGTCGGGCACTGGCTGCTGGTCGACCTGCTCTACGGGTGCCTGGTCGGCGTCCTGGCGGGCCTGGCCGTCGGCAGACTGCTCGGCTGGCTGTTCTTCCGCGCCGGCCCGGAGTCGTTCCGCCTGTCCGAACACCGCGAGGGCTTCGTCGCCCTGGGCGCCACCTTCCTGTCCTACGGCGTCACCGAACTCGCCCACGGCTACGGCTTCCTGGCCGTCTTCGTCACCGCCTGCAGCATCCGCGCCGCCGAACGCGACCACGGCTACCACGCCGTGCTCCACGACTTCGTCGAGCAGGTGGAACGGCTGCTGACCGCCGGGCTCCTCTTTCTGCTGGGTGCCTGTGTCGCCCAGGGCGCCCTGGCCGACCTGACCTGGCGGGGCGCGGCCGTCGGTCTGCTCGTGCTGCTCGCGGCCCGGCCGGCGGCCGGGTGGATCGCGCAGCTCGGAACGGCCGCGGGACCACGGGAACGGCTCGTCACCGCCTTCTTCGGCATCCGCGGCATCGGCTCGCTGTTCTATCTCGCGCACGCCCTCGGAACGGAGGGCTTCCACGTGCCGGCCGGGGAGTTGTGGGCCGTGGTGGCCTTCACCGTCCTCGCCTCCGTGGCCCTGCACGGGGTGACCGCCTCTCCCGTGATCGCCCGCCTCGACCGGCTGCGGACGCTCAGGGCGCACGGCCGCCGGCACCCCGGGCGGACACCGAGCGAGGCGGACGTGGCCGGCGAGCGTCTGTGA
- a CDS encoding ATP-binding protein codes for MTAPARPGDRPSPRALVSVALPCAVVSALVVGGAVAAAPPSVRVPLGLGASAAAILLCVAVTVAVHAVREGRATRRLLDTARADVGGLTRDRARLAEQAAREQERLRAEAERERALLLGEFDRDRERLADGFEQERARLAEERAQEVARLTEETGRLRTRLDRATGERAAAVSATANAAGRMQALATGMLADLRAMEERHGDEDVLTDLLHLDHRTAQAGRLADSVAVLTGARSGRRWARPIGMESILRGAMGRIAGYQRVRVHSASDRAVAGHAAEGVMHALAEILDNAANFSPPTAEVHVYVEEVPAGVIVSVEDSGLVMGEVQLRRAQQAVSGDTAGIGGLTGTRLGLAVVGRLSAKYGLKVSFRPSARGGTGVLMLIPQDILSGPAVSEGPASHAAAPDGITSNRTATSPAVAVPADPPRSAADPAVAPAPAGDLAPGGADLEPLPVHESAERGPHAAGESAEPATELPKRRRGRTLAAAERARSTTRTDEPRPAPPADDAKVRAARFSSFRQAVRPAGPSGARGSAPQPDTAAPEPTETAPDHPSHSHAHPEGDTTS; via the coding sequence ATGACCGCGCCCGCCCGCCCCGGCGACCGACCCTCCCCCCGCGCCCTCGTATCCGTGGCCCTGCCCTGCGCGGTGGTCTCGGCGCTCGTCGTCGGCGGCGCCGTCGCCGCGGCACCGCCCTCGGTACGGGTCCCCCTCGGCCTGGGAGCGAGCGCCGCGGCGATCCTGCTCTGCGTGGCGGTGACCGTGGCCGTGCACGCCGTGCGCGAGGGGCGGGCCACCCGCCGCCTGCTGGACACCGCTCGCGCGGACGTCGGCGGACTCACGCGGGACCGGGCGCGCCTCGCCGAGCAGGCGGCACGGGAGCAGGAGCGCCTGCGGGCCGAGGCCGAGCGTGAACGGGCCCTTCTGCTCGGCGAGTTCGACCGGGATCGGGAGCGACTGGCGGACGGTTTCGAGCAGGAGCGCGCACGTCTGGCCGAAGAACGGGCCCAGGAGGTCGCCCGGCTCACCGAGGAGACCGGCCGGCTGCGGACGCGGCTGGACCGGGCGACCGGAGAGCGGGCCGCCGCCGTCTCGGCGACCGCCAACGCGGCCGGCCGGATGCAGGCGTTGGCCACGGGGATGCTCGCCGACCTGCGGGCCATGGAGGAGCGGCACGGCGACGAGGACGTCCTCACCGACCTGTTGCACCTCGACCACCGCACCGCTCAGGCGGGCCGGCTCGCCGACTCCGTCGCCGTCCTCACCGGCGCTCGCTCCGGACGCCGGTGGGCGCGGCCCATCGGCATGGAGTCGATCCTGCGCGGGGCGATGGGACGTATCGCCGGATACCAGCGGGTGCGTGTCCACTCGGCCAGCGATCGCGCGGTCGCCGGGCACGCCGCCGAGGGCGTCATGCACGCGCTCGCCGAGATCCTCGACAACGCGGCGAACTTCTCGCCGCCGACCGCCGAGGTCCACGTGTACGTGGAGGAGGTGCCGGCCGGCGTCATCGTGTCCGTGGAGGACAGCGGGCTGGTGATGGGCGAGGTCCAACTGCGCCGCGCCCAGCAGGCGGTCTCCGGCGACACCGCCGGTATCGGCGGCCTGACCGGCACCCGGCTGGGCCTCGCCGTGGTGGGCCGGCTGTCGGCGAAGTACGGGCTGAAGGTGTCCTTCCGGCCGTCCGCGCGCGGCGGCACCGGCGTGCTGATGCTCATCCCCCAGGACATCCTCAGCGGCCCGGCCGTGTCCGAGGGCCCCGCCTCGCACGCGGCGGCCCCGGACGGGATCACCTCGAACCGGACCGCCACGAGCCCCGCGGTCGCGGTCCCGGCGGACCCGCCGCGCTCAGCGGCGGACCCGGCCGTCGCGCCCGCCCCCGCCGGCGACCTCGCCCCCGGCGGCGCGGACCTCGAACCGCTTCCCGTCCACGAGTCGGCGGAGCGCGGGCCGCACGCTGCGGGCGAGTCCGCCGAGCCGGCCACGGAACTGCCCAAGCGCCGCCGCGGCCGCACCCTCGCCGCGGCCGAGCGCGCCCGGTCCACGACCAGGACCGACGAGCCCCGCCCCGCCCCGCCCGCCGACGACGCGAAGGTGCGCGCGGCCCGCTTCAGCAGCTTCCGCCAGGCGGTACGGCCGGCCGGCCCCTCCGGTGCGCGGGGCAGCGCCCCACAGCCGGACACCGCCGCACCCGAACCCACCGAGACGGCCCCCGACCACCCGTCCCACTCGCACGCGCACCCGGAAGGCGACACCACCTCATGA
- a CDS encoding roadblock/LC7 domain-containing protein — MTGSTTADEKLTWLIEGLLERTPGARHALVLSRDGLKLCRTPELSVDQADQLAAIAAGIQSLSHGASVEFGDGSGGVRSAMTEFYGGILFIVEAGEGAHLAVVTSEDADAGLVGHNMSELIEQLGEHLTAQPRTS, encoded by the coding sequence ATGACCGGCTCGACCACCGCCGACGAGAAGCTCACCTGGCTCATCGAGGGCCTCCTGGAGCGCACTCCGGGTGCGCGGCACGCGCTCGTCCTCTCCCGGGACGGACTCAAGCTGTGCCGCACCCCCGAGCTCTCCGTCGACCAGGCCGACCAGCTCGCGGCGATCGCCGCCGGCATCCAGTCGCTCTCCCACGGCGCGTCCGTGGAGTTCGGGGACGGCAGCGGCGGTGTGCGCTCGGCCATGACCGAGTTCTACGGCGGCATCCTGTTCATCGTCGAGGCGGGTGAGGGCGCGCACCTGGCCGTCGTCACCTCGGAGGACGCGGACGCGGGGCTCGTCGGACACAACATGAGCGAGCTCATCGAGCAGCTCGGCGAGCACCTCACCGCGCAGCCCCGTACGTCATGA
- the nsrR gene encoding nitric oxide-sensing transcriptional repressor NsrR: MRLTKFTDLALRSVMRLAVVRDGDDPLTTREVAEAVGVPYTHAAKAITRLRHLGVVEARRGRGGGLTLTDPGRRASVGRLVRELEGDGEVVACEGDSPCPLRGACRLRGALREAQEAFYAALDPLTVTDLVASPTGPVLIGLTDRPSV, encoded by the coding sequence GTGCGGCTGACGAAGTTCACCGACCTGGCGCTGCGCTCCGTCATGCGCCTGGCGGTCGTGAGAGACGGGGACGACCCCTTGACCACCCGCGAGGTGGCCGAGGCGGTCGGCGTGCCGTACACGCATGCGGCGAAGGCCATCACGCGGCTGCGGCACCTCGGCGTGGTCGAGGCGCGGCGCGGGCGCGGCGGCGGGCTCACGCTGACCGACCCGGGGCGGCGCGCCTCGGTGGGCCGACTGGTGCGCGAGCTGGAGGGCGACGGTGAGGTGGTCGCCTGCGAGGGCGACTCGCCGTGCCCCTTGCGCGGGGCCTGCCGCCTGCGGGGCGCGCTGCGGGAAGCGCAGGAGGCGTTCTACGCCGCGCTCGACCCGCTGACCGTGACCGACCTGGTGGCCTCGCCGACCGGTCCGGTCCTCATCGGCCTGACGGACCGCCCCTCGGTGTGA
- a CDS encoding cytochrome P450 family protein: protein MTTGTEEARIPLDPFVTDLDGESARLRAAGPLAAVELPGGVPVWAVTHHAEAKALLTDPRLVKDINVWGAWQRGEIPADWPLIGLANPGRSMLTVDGAEHRRLRTLVAQALTVRRVEHMRKRITELTDRLLDELPADGGVVDLKGAFAYPLPMYVVADLMGIEEARLPRLKVLFEKFFSTQTPPEEVVATLTELAGIMADTVAAKRAAPGDDLTSALILASEDGDHLTDEEIVSTLQLMVAAGHETTISLIVNAVVNLSTHPEQRDLVLSGEADWSAVVEETLRYSTPTSHVLIRFATEDVPVGDRVIPAGDALIVSYGALGRDERAHGPSAGEFDITRTSQNRHISFGHGPHVCPGAALSRLEAGVALPALYARFPRLDLAVPASELRNKPVVTQNDLFELPVRLV, encoded by the coding sequence ATGACGACCGGCACCGAAGAAGCCCGGATACCGCTGGACCCGTTCGTCACCGACCTGGACGGCGAGAGCGCCCGGCTGCGCGCGGCCGGTCCGCTGGCCGCGGTGGAGCTGCCGGGCGGGGTGCCCGTGTGGGCGGTCACCCACCACGCCGAGGCCAAGGCCCTCCTCACCGACCCCCGCCTGGTCAAGGACATCAATGTCTGGGGGGCGTGGCAGCGCGGCGAGATCCCCGCGGACTGGCCGCTGATCGGGCTGGCCAACCCGGGCCGTTCCATGCTCACCGTGGACGGCGCCGAGCACCGGCGGCTGCGGACGCTCGTGGCGCAGGCACTCACGGTGCGCCGCGTGGAGCACATGCGCAAGCGGATCACCGAGCTCACCGACCGGCTGCTGGACGAACTGCCGGCGGACGGCGGCGTCGTCGACCTCAAGGGCGCCTTCGCCTACCCGCTGCCGATGTACGTCGTCGCCGACCTCATGGGCATCGAGGAGGCACGGCTGCCGCGGCTGAAGGTGCTGTTCGAGAAGTTCTTCTCGACCCAGACGCCGCCGGAGGAGGTCGTGGCGACCCTCACCGAGCTGGCCGGGATCATGGCCGACACGGTCGCCGCGAAGCGCGCCGCGCCCGGTGACGACCTGACCAGTGCGCTGATCCTGGCCTCCGAGGACGGCGACCACCTCACCGACGAGGAGATCGTCTCCACGCTGCAGCTGATGGTGGCCGCGGGGCACGAGACCACGATCTCGCTCATCGTGAACGCCGTGGTCAACCTGTCCACGCACCCCGAGCAGCGGGACCTGGTGCTGTCCGGGGAGGCCGACTGGTCCGCGGTCGTCGAGGAGACGCTGCGCTACTCGACCCCCACCTCGCACGTCCTGATCCGCTTCGCGACCGAGGACGTCCCGGTCGGCGACCGGGTGATCCCCGCCGGTGACGCGCTGATCGTGTCGTACGGCGCGCTGGGCCGGGACGAGCGGGCCCACGGTCCCTCGGCGGGCGAGTTCGACATCACCCGCACCTCGCAGAACCGGCACATCTCCTTCGGGCACGGCCCGCACGTGTGCCCCGGCGCCGCCCTGTCCCGGCTGGAGGCCGGCGTGGCCCTCCCGGCGCTCTACGCCCGCTTCCCGCGGCTGGACCTGGCGGTGCCCGCGTCGGAACTGCGCAACAAGCCGGTGGTCACGCAGAACGACCTCTTCGAGCTGCCGGTCAGGCTGGTCTGA
- a CDS encoding cytochrome P450 — protein sequence MSTDATDAVPLSGPRFQTEPALLYRQMRREHGAVTPVLLDGDVPAWLVLGYRELHQVTGDPVLFSRDSDLWNQWENIPGDWPLLPMIGRKQPSILYTVGERHRERAAMISDALEAVDPHVLRGHAERFADELVDRLCAKGEADLVGDYAMLLPVRVLTRLYGFSDEEGPALVTALNDMIDGRERAIAGQTHLGTSMARLLADRKAAPADDVASRMLADDSGFSEEEIAQDLMVMMAAGHQPTADWIGNSLRLMLTDERFAASLFGGRNSVAEAMNEVLWEDTPTQNVAGRWASRDTQLGGRRIRAGDLLLLGLQGANSDPQVRTDGSALTGGNNAHFSFGHGEHRCPFPAQEVAEVIARTGIEVVLDRLPDIDLAVPAGSLTRRPSPWLRGLTELPVRFTPTTALGGTSA from the coding sequence GTGAGCACCGACGCCACCGACGCCGTACCGCTCAGCGGTCCCCGCTTCCAGACCGAGCCCGCACTGCTGTACCGGCAGATGCGGCGCGAGCACGGTGCCGTCACCCCGGTGCTGCTGGACGGAGACGTCCCCGCGTGGCTGGTGCTCGGCTACCGGGAACTGCACCAGGTGACCGGCGACCCGGTGCTGTTCAGCCGGGACTCCGACCTGTGGAACCAGTGGGAGAACATCCCCGGCGACTGGCCGCTGCTGCCGATGATCGGCCGCAAGCAGCCGTCGATCCTCTACACGGTCGGCGAGCGGCACCGGGAACGCGCCGCCATGATCAGCGACGCCCTGGAGGCCGTCGACCCGCACGTGCTGCGCGGCCACGCCGAGCGGTTCGCCGACGAGCTGGTGGACCGGCTCTGCGCCAAGGGCGAGGCCGACCTCGTCGGCGACTACGCCATGCTGCTGCCGGTGCGCGTGCTGACGCGCCTGTACGGCTTCTCCGACGAGGAGGGTCCCGCGCTCGTCACCGCCCTCAACGACATGATCGACGGCAGGGAGCGGGCCATCGCCGGCCAGACGCACCTCGGCACGTCGATGGCCCGGCTCCTCGCCGACCGGAAGGCGGCGCCCGCCGACGACGTCGCCTCCCGGATGCTGGCCGACGACAGCGGCTTCAGCGAGGAGGAGATCGCCCAGGACCTGATGGTGATGATGGCCGCCGGGCACCAGCCGACGGCGGACTGGATCGGCAACTCGCTGCGCCTGATGCTGACCGACGAGCGCTTCGCCGCGTCCCTGTTCGGTGGCCGCAACAGCGTCGCCGAGGCCATGAACGAGGTGCTGTGGGAGGACACTCCGACCCAGAACGTGGCCGGCCGGTGGGCGTCCCGCGACACACAGCTCGGCGGCCGTCGCATCCGCGCCGGCGACCTGCTGCTGCTCGGTCTCCAGGGCGCCAACTCCGACCCGCAGGTCCGCACCGACGGCTCGGCCCTCACCGGCGGCAACAACGCGCACTTCTCCTTCGGCCACGGTGAGCACCGCTGCCCGTTCCCCGCGCAGGAGGTCGCCGAGGTCATCGCGCGTACGGGCATCGAGGTCGTCCTCGACCGGCTGCCGGACATCGACCTGGCCGTACCCGCCGGGTCCCTCACCCGTCGTCCCTCGCCCTGGCTGCGGGGGCTGACCGAACTGCCCGTGCGCTTCACCCCGACCACCGCCCTGGGAGGCACGTCAGCATGA